One window from the genome of Enterococcus haemoperoxidus ATCC BAA-382 encodes:
- a CDS encoding bifunctional metallophosphatase/5'-nucleotidase, with protein MEEVVIFHTNDLHSHLENWPKIRRYLIGQKEKYMKSRKTVLTVDLGDFIDRWHPLTEATDGQANIELMNEIGYDAATIGNNEGIGNSKEQLNHLYDHRNFDVLLGNLFDLETKEAPVWASPYKIIETNEKTKIGLIALTAPFPLTYNPNGWDIRPTKEMLPQLIRDVQPQCDILVLMSHLGIDEDIKIANEFPEIDVLLGSHTHHLFKEGEKINGTQLSAAGKFGYYIGEVHLTIENGKIIHSEAKAVPTAKLPILSKDQSEIENYMTLGHQLLKAKKIAAISHPLLVNLNAEQPLIVTTLKALEETGQTDAAILNNGLFLSDIPKGIVDADQLHQSLPHPMHLIRVTLSGAELIRMVREMEKNRHYLRKFPITGMGFRGKVFGELYYDGIRYDKQKKQVLWQNEPVDLGHKYTFTTVDHFMFIPFFPTIELVGEVEFIFPEFIRTVLGNYLNEHYPIP; from the coding sequence ATGGAAGAAGTCGTCATCTTTCACACGAATGATTTGCATTCACATTTAGAAAATTGGCCCAAGATCAGAAGATATTTGATAGGTCAAAAAGAAAAATATATGAAATCTAGAAAAACTGTTTTAACTGTCGATTTAGGAGATTTTATTGATCGATGGCACCCTTTGACCGAAGCAACAGATGGTCAAGCGAATATTGAACTGATGAACGAGATTGGCTATGATGCAGCAACGATTGGAAATAATGAAGGGATTGGAAATTCTAAAGAGCAGTTAAACCATTTATATGATCACCGAAATTTTGATGTTTTATTAGGAAATTTATTTGACTTAGAAACGAAAGAAGCACCTGTTTGGGCGAGTCCTTATAAAATTATTGAAACAAATGAAAAAACGAAAATCGGTTTGATTGCTTTAACTGCACCTTTTCCTTTGACTTATAATCCAAATGGTTGGGATATTCGTCCAACAAAAGAAATGCTACCACAATTAATCAGAGATGTTCAACCGCAGTGCGATATTTTAGTCCTAATGAGCCATTTAGGCATCGATGAAGATATTAAAATTGCAAATGAATTTCCAGAAATCGATGTTTTGCTAGGTTCCCACACACATCATTTATTTAAAGAGGGTGAAAAAATCAACGGCACACAACTTTCTGCTGCAGGTAAGTTTGGCTATTATATAGGAGAAGTTCATCTAACGATCGAGAATGGAAAAATTATCCATAGCGAAGCCAAAGCAGTGCCGACAGCAAAGCTACCTATTTTATCCAAAGACCAAAGTGAAATAGAGAACTATATGACGTTAGGTCATCAGTTATTGAAAGCTAAGAAAATCGCGGCAATTTCTCATCCTTTATTAGTGAATTTAAATGCTGAACAGCCTTTGATCGTAACGACTTTAAAAGCTTTGGAAGAAACAGGGCAGACAGATGCTGCAATTTTAAACAATGGTTTATTTTTATCAGACATTCCAAAAGGAATCGTTGATGCAGATCAGCTTCATCAATCTTTGCCACATCCAATGCATTTGATTCGTGTGACTTTGTCTGGTGCTGAACTGATTCGGATGGTCAGAGAAATGGAAAAAAATCGGCACTATTTACGGAAGTTCCCAATCACAGGAATGGGCTTTCGTGGTAAAGTATTTGGAGAATTATATTATGATGGGATCCGATACGATAAACAGAAAAAACAAGTCTTATGGCAAAATGAGCCCGTTGATCTTGGACATAAGTATACATTTACAACTGTTGATCATTTCATGTTCATTCCCTTTTTTCCGACAATTGAGCTTGTGGGAGAAGTTGAATTTATCTTTCCAGAATTTATCCGAACAGTTTTAGGCAACTACTTGAACGAGCACTACCCAATCCCATAA
- a CDS encoding methylated-DNA--[protein]-cysteine S-methyltransferase, whose translation MKINVPFGSIWLDADDEGLSAVSFFELANHKTNPFTELAAKELTEYFAGQRTYFTVPLSINRGTQFQRQVWRALSQIPFGETRSYLEIAQAVDSPKAVRAIGQANSKNPFPIIVPCHRVIGKNGKLTGYLGSSEHDGLSIKKFLLKIENVPLDKI comes from the coding sequence ATGAAAATAAATGTTCCTTTTGGCTCAATTTGGTTAGATGCTGATGATGAAGGTCTAAGCGCTGTTTCTTTTTTTGAACTGGCTAACCATAAAACGAACCCTTTTACTGAGCTTGCTGCTAAAGAACTCACCGAATATTTTGCTGGTCAACGTACGTATTTTACTGTTCCGTTATCGATTAACCGCGGTACTCAATTTCAAAGACAAGTCTGGAGGGCACTTTCTCAAATTCCTTTCGGTGAAACACGCAGTTATTTAGAGATCGCTCAAGCAGTCGATTCACCGAAAGCCGTTCGAGCAATCGGTCAGGCAAATAGTAAAAATCCATTTCCTATTATTGTTCCCTGTCATCGAGTGATAGGTAAAAATGGCAAATTAACAGGTTACCTAGGTAGTTCTGAGCATGATGGACTTAGCATCAAGAAGTTCTTGTTAAAGATTGAAAATGTACCCCTCGATAAGATATAA